From the genome of Pseudomonas sp. WJP1:
CCCTGATTGCCGCGCCCACCGGTTCCGGCAAGACCCTCACCGCCTTCCTCGCCGTCATCGACGACCTGGTCCACCGCGGCCTGGAAACCACTGAAGGCCTGGCGGACGAAACTCTGGTGGTCTATGTCTCGCCGCTCAAGGCGCTGTCCAACGACATCCAGATCAACCTGCAAGACCCGCTGGCCGGCATCACCGAGCAGTTGCGGGTGATGGGCCTGCCCGAGCTGCGGATCAGCACCGCCGTGCGCACCGGCGATACCCCGCAAAAAGACCGCTCGGCGATGCGCAAGACCGCGCCGCACATCCTGGTCACCACCCCGGAATCGCTCTACGTACTGCTCGGCTCCGACTCAGGCCGAAAAATGCTCGGCACCGCACGCACGGTGATCGTCGACGAAATCCACGCCATCGCCGCCAGCAAGCGCGGCAGCCATCTGGCCCTGAGCCTGGAACGCTTGCAGGCACTGTGCGCCGAACCGCTGGTGCGCATCGGCCTGTCGGCCACGCAAAAACCCATCGAGGCGGTGTCGCGCTTCCTGGTGGGCCACGAGCGCCCTTGCGAGATCGTCGATATCGGCCACGCCCGTCCACGGGACCTGGGCATCGAAGTACCACACGTGCCGCTCTCGGCGGTGATGGCCAATGATGTCTGGGAACTGGTCTACGACCGTCTTGCCGCCCTCGCCCGCGAACACCGCACCACGCTGATTTTCGTCAACACCCGGCGCCTGGCCGAACGCCTGAGCCGGCACCTGAGCGAACGCCTGGGCAAGGACGCCGTGGCCGCCCACCACGGCAGCCTGGCCAAGGAGTTTCGCCTGGACGCCGAACAGCGGCTCAAGCGCGGCGAGCTACAGGTGTTGATCGCCACCGCGTCGCTGGAACTGGGCATCGACATTGGCGACGTCGACCTGGTGTGCCAGATCGCTTCGCCGCGCTCGATTGCCGGCTTTCTGCAACGGGTCGGTCGCTCCGGGCACCAGGTCGGCGGCACACCCAAGGGCCGCTTGTTCGCCACCACCCGCGACGACCTGATTGAATGCGTCGCGCTGCTCGATTGCGTGCGCCGAGGCGAGCTCGACACCCTGCTGATCCCCGAGGCGCCGCTGGACGTCCTGGCGCAACAGATCATTGCCGAAGTCAGTTGCCAGGAATGGCCGGAGGACGCGTTGCTCGCGCTATTCCGGCAGGCCTCGCCCTATGCCGCGCTCGACGAAAAACATTATCAGGCGTTGCTGCGGATGCTTGCCGAGGGCTACAACGGGCGTCAGGGAATCCGCAGCGCCTATCTGCACCGCGACGCCGTGAACCGTACCCTGCGCGGTCGTCGCGGCGCCAAGCTGACAGCCGTGACCAGCGGCGGAACGATTCCGGACAACGCCGACTACAGCGTGTTGCTGGAACCGCAAGCGCTGAACATCGGCAGCGTCAACGAAGATTTCGCCGTGGAAAGCATCGCTGGCGATGTGTTCCAGTTGGGCAATACCTCGTACCGGATCCTGCGGGTCGAAACCGGCAAGGTCCGGGTCGAAGACGCTCAGGGCCAACCTCCGACCATTCCGTTCTGGCTCGGTGAAGCGCCGGGGCGCAGTGCGGAGCTGTCGTTCGCCGTCGCGCGCCTGCAAGCACATCTCGATGTGCTGCTGGGCGCCACGCCCGGCAACTTGCAACCCAGCCTCGATTGGCTGACCGACAACCTCGGCCTGAACCTGGCCTGCGCCGAACAATTGGTCGAATACCTCGCCCGTGCGCGCCAGGCCCTCGGCGCCCTGCCCTCGCAAGACACACTGCTGATGGAGCGGTTTTTCGATGAATCGGGCGGTACGCAACTGATCATCCACAGCCCGTTCGGCAGCCGCATCAACCGCGCCTGGGGCCTGGCCCTGCGCAAGCGTTTTTGCCGCACCTTCAATTTCGAATTGCAGGCCGCCGCCAGCGAGGACGCCATCGTCCTGTCGCTGTCCACCAGCCACAGCTTTGAGCTGGATGAGGTCTGGCGCTATCTGCACAGCAACAGCGCGGAACACATACTGACCCAGGCGGTGCTCGATGCGCCGCTGTTCGGCGTGCGCTGGCGCTGGAATGCCGGCGTGGCGCTGGCGTTGCCGCGCTATACGGGCGGGCGCAAGGTCGCGCCGCAGATCCAGCGCATGAAAAGTGAAGACCTGATCGCCAGCGTGTTTCCCGATCAGATTGCCTGCGTGGAAAACCTGGTCGGCGAACGGGAAGTTCCCGAGCATCCGCTGGTGGAGCAAACCCTCGACGATTGCCTGCACGACGCGATGGACAGCGAAGGCTGGCTGGCGTTGTTACGGCGCATGGAACGCGGTGAGATCCGCCTGATCAGCCGCGACCTGCCGGCGCCCTCGCCACTGGCGGCGGAAATACTCAGCGCCCGGCCTTACACCTTTCTTGACGATGCGCCGCTGGAAGAGCGCCGCACGCAAGCCGTCATCAATCGGCGCTGGAGCGAGCCGCAATCCACCGATGACCTCGGTGCGTTGGACGCCGAGGCGATTGCCGCCGTGCGCGAAGAAGCCTGGCCGACACCCGGCGGTGTCGATGAAATGCACGAGGCGCTGATGAGCCTGGCGTGCATTACCGAAGCCGAGGCCGGCGCCAACGCCCCTTGGCTCGATTGGTTGAATACCCTGGCCGACAGCGGCCGTGCCTGTCGCATCAACCCTTCACTCTGGCTGGCGCGGGAACGACTGACCTGCCTGCGGGCCATTTATCCACAGGCTGTTTTGTTGCCGGCGCTGGAGGCGTTGCCGGGGTTCGATGAACACTGGGAAGCCGACGACGCCGTGCTTGAAGTGATCCGCGCACGGCTCAGCGCTTTTGGCCCACTGCCGCTGAAGGCGATTGCCGCACCGCTGCAATTGCCGGAGACACAAATCACCCAGGCGCTGGCACAACTTGAACGCGAAGGCTACGTGCTGCGCGGTCGCTTCACTCCGGGCAGCACTGAAGATGAGTGGTGCGAGCGACATTTGCTGGCGCGGATTCATCGCTACACCGTCAAGCGCCTGCGCCGGGAAATCGAGCCCGTGGCCTTGCAGGATTTCATGCGATTTCTGTTCGACTGGCAGCACCTGTCCGATGCCACCCGAGGCCATGGCAGCGCGATGTTACCGGCGATCGTCGCTCAGTTCGAAGGCTACCCCGCCGCCGCTTCGGCCTGGGATAGCGACCTTTTGCCCGCGAGGCTCAAGGACTATTCGCCCACCTGGCTCGATGAGGCGTGCCGTAGCGGCAAGCTGGTCTGGACCCGGCTGACCGCACGCAACCGTAGCACCGGCACGGCGCTGCGCAGCACGCCGATCCTGTTGTTGCCGCGTCAACGGGTCGGGCTCTGGAGCGACCTGACCGAGCAGACGCCCGTCAGCGAACTGTCGCCCAAGACACAGAAGGTTCACGCCGCCCTCAGCCAGCACGGCGCGCTGTTTTTCGATGAGCTGATTCACGAAGCCCACTTATTGCGCACGGAACTGGAAATCGCCCTGCAGGAACTGGTCGGCGCCGGACTGGTGAACGCCGACAGTTTTGCCGGCCTGCGGGCGCTGATTACGCCGGCCAGCAAGCGCCAGCAGCGTAGCAGCCGCCGTGGGCGCGGGGCCTTTGTCGGCGGCATGGACGATGCCGGGCGCTGGGCCTTGTTGCGCCGCGGGGTGGCCGCGCTGGTTGTGGATAACTCGCGGCCGGCGCCAACACCGGCAGACACCCTGGAACACATCGCCATGACCTTGTTGCGCCGCTACGGCGTGGTGTTCTGGCGCTTGCTGGAACGGGAGGCCGATTGGCTGCCGAGCTGGCGGGAATTGCTGCGTACCTTCCATCGGCTGGAGGCGCGCGGCGAGATTCGTGGCGGGCGCTTTGTCAGCGGCTTGGCGGGCGAACAGTTCGCGCTGCCGGAGGCGATTCCGTTGCTGCGCGAAGTACGGCGCCGGCCCCATGACGGTAGCTTGATCGCGGTCTGCGGGGTCGATCCGCTGAACCTCGCCGGCACCCTGCTGCCCGGTGCGAAAGTGCCGGCGCTGGCAAGTAATCGACTGGTGTATCGCGATGGTTTGCCGGCTGCCGCGCAGATAGCTGGCAAGCCGTGTTTTTGGCTGGAGCTGGATCAGCAGGCGATGTCTGAGGTGCAGAGCAAGCTGATCCGGCATTAGTGTTGTCTGGTCTGGCCTCATCGCGAGCAGGCTCACTCCTACAGGGGATTTGTGGTGTACACAGATCCATTGTGGGAGCCAGCCTGCTGGCGATGGGGCCATCACAACCGACGAATTTATTGCGGCCGAGGCCGATCCGGCATCATTACCGCCGCATGCTCCGGCTCAGCCGCCCCATCATGCACGGGTTCCGCCGCCTGCCTCGGCATCAGGACCTGCTGTGGATAAGTCTGCGCGAAATGCACCCACGGACTGTTATCCACAAGCTTTTTCAATCGCTGGTTGAAGGCCCGGCTCACCGCATACTGCCCGCCCGACACGGTGCGAAACTGTGCCGTCAACACCACGCCATTGAGGTCCATCCTGTCGACGCCGAACACATCCAGCGGTCCTTGCAGGTTGTACCTGAGGAACGGGTCCTCGCTGATCGAATGCCCGGCCTCGCGAATCAGTTCGATGGCCTTGTCGACATCGGTGTCATAGGTGAACTGCACGGAGAAGAACGCATAGGCAAATTGCCGCGATTGGTTGGTCACGGCCTTGATCTGGCCAAAGGGTAC
Proteins encoded in this window:
- a CDS encoding DEAD/DEAH box helicase, with product MNLPIPADSALTGFHPAVSAWFSKTFATVTAAQARAWPLIRQRRSTLIAAPTGSGKTLTAFLAVIDDLVHRGLETTEGLADETLVVYVSPLKALSNDIQINLQDPLAGITEQLRVMGLPELRISTAVRTGDTPQKDRSAMRKTAPHILVTTPESLYVLLGSDSGRKMLGTARTVIVDEIHAIAASKRGSHLALSLERLQALCAEPLVRIGLSATQKPIEAVSRFLVGHERPCEIVDIGHARPRDLGIEVPHVPLSAVMANDVWELVYDRLAALAREHRTTLIFVNTRRLAERLSRHLSERLGKDAVAAHHGSLAKEFRLDAEQRLKRGELQVLIATASLELGIDIGDVDLVCQIASPRSIAGFLQRVGRSGHQVGGTPKGRLFATTRDDLIECVALLDCVRRGELDTLLIPEAPLDVLAQQIIAEVSCQEWPEDALLALFRQASPYAALDEKHYQALLRMLAEGYNGRQGIRSAYLHRDAVNRTLRGRRGAKLTAVTSGGTIPDNADYSVLLEPQALNIGSVNEDFAVESIAGDVFQLGNTSYRILRVETGKVRVEDAQGQPPTIPFWLGEAPGRSAELSFAVARLQAHLDVLLGATPGNLQPSLDWLTDNLGLNLACAEQLVEYLARARQALGALPSQDTLLMERFFDESGGTQLIIHSPFGSRINRAWGLALRKRFCRTFNFELQAAASEDAIVLSLSTSHSFELDEVWRYLHSNSAEHILTQAVLDAPLFGVRWRWNAGVALALPRYTGGRKVAPQIQRMKSEDLIASVFPDQIACVENLVGEREVPEHPLVEQTLDDCLHDAMDSEGWLALLRRMERGEIRLISRDLPAPSPLAAEILSARPYTFLDDAPLEERRTQAVINRRWSEPQSTDDLGALDAEAIAAVREEAWPTPGGVDEMHEALMSLACITEAEAGANAPWLDWLNTLADSGRACRINPSLWLARERLTCLRAIYPQAVLLPALEALPGFDEHWEADDAVLEVIRARLSAFGPLPLKAIAAPLQLPETQITQALAQLEREGYVLRGRFTPGSTEDEWCERHLLARIHRYTVKRLRREIEPVALQDFMRFLFDWQHLSDATRGHGSAMLPAIVAQFEGYPAAASAWDSDLLPARLKDYSPTWLDEACRSGKLVWTRLTARNRSTGTALRSTPILLLPRQRVGLWSDLTEQTPVSELSPKTQKVHAALSQHGALFFDELIHEAHLLRTELEIALQELVGAGLVNADSFAGLRALITPASKRQQRSSRRGRGAFVGGMDDAGRWALLRRGVAALVVDNSRPAPTPADTLEHIAMTLLRRYGVVFWRLLEREADWLPSWRELLRTFHRLEARGEIRGGRFVSGLAGEQFALPEAIPLLREVRRRPHDGSLIAVCGVDPLNLAGTLLPGAKVPALASNRLVYRDGLPAAAQIAGKPCFWLELDQQAMSEVQSKLIRH